Part of the Actinomycetota bacterium genome, GATCCAGCCCCGTGGCCCGGGGTCGGCGGTCCGGAACGCGATGCCCGACAGGGTCGCCGAGGTCATCACCTCGGTCGTCGCGACGTGTGACCACTCCGAACACGCCGCGAGATGACCTGGGTTCGTGTGAAGGGCCAGCGCGATCTGGTTCGCCATCGTGCCGGTGGGCACGTAGAGGGCGGCCTCCGTGCCGAGGCACTCGGCCGCGAGCTCCTGCAACCGGTTCACGGTCGGGTCGTCTCCGTACCAGGCGTCGCCGACCTCGGCCTCAGCCATCGCCCGGCGCATCTCTGGCGACGGGGCGGTGACGGTGTCCGAACGCAGATCCACCCGGAACCGGCTCATGGGCCGCAGTCTAGCGATGCGAGCGTGCACGACCCGGCGCACGCGTCGGCGCCTCAGTACAGGAACATCGGCTTGCCGTCGACGTGGCGGATCTTCGGTCGGTACGCTTCGAGGTCGTAGAGCGCGTCGACGTCGACCCGCTTCACGCCCTGTCCCAGCACCGAGAGCGGCACGTTGACGTAGTTCCCGTTTCGCAGCGCGACGAGGCGGCCGTGCACCCCTTCGATCGCGAGGTCGGCCGCCATCACCGCGTAGTTGATCGCGACCATCAGATCGAGCGAATCGGGCGAGCCCGACCGCATCAGGTAGCCGACCTGCTGGTAGATCATGTCGGAGCCGGTGCGTTCCTTGAGTAGCTCGCTCGTCCGCTGCCCGATGCCTCCCAGCTTGCGGTGCCCGTAGGCGTCCTCGACGCCGGCCTGCACCATCTCGCCGCCGGCGAACGTGGCGCCCTCGGAGATCGTCATCATCGCGTAGTTGCTCGGGTTCGCGGCCTTGTCGCGCTTCAGCTGCTCGGCCAGCCGATCGATGTCGAACGGCACTTCGGAGATGATCGCTCGCTCCACCCCCGATAGGTACGCCGACACGAGCGAGGTCTCGCCGCTGTAGCGACCGAACACCTCGACCACAGCCAGGCGCTCGTGCGAGCCCGCGCTCGTGCGCAGCTGGTGCACGAATATCACCGTGCGGGTCACGGCGGTCGAGAAGCCGATGCAGTAGTCGGTGCCGTGCACGTCGTTGTCCATCGTCTTCGGGATCGCGATCACCGGCACGCCTTCCTGATGCAGGCGCAGGGCGAACGAGAGGGTGTCGTCGCCGCCGATCGGGATCAGCGAGTCCAGGCCGAGTCGTTCGATCACGCGGAGCACGTGGTCCGTGTGGTCGCGGGGACCCTCGTCGACGCGTCCCGATGCCAGGAACGCCGGCTCGTCCGCCGCCTTTACCTTGGCCGGGTTCGTACGCGAGGTATGCAGGAATGTCCCCCCCGAGCGGTCGATCGTCCGCACCACACCGGGGTCGAGCGCCAGCGAGTTGGCCGCGATGCTCTCGAGGTCGTCCGGCTCGGTGTCGAGCAGGCC contains:
- a CDS encoding ATP-dependent 6-phosphofructokinase yields the protein MRIGILTGGGDVPGLNAAIKAVVNRAASEGHEVVGIRRGWGGLLDTEPDDLESIAANSLALDPGVVRTIDRSGGTFLHTSRTNPAKVKAADEPAFLASGRVDEGPRDHTDHVLRVIERLGLDSLIPIGGDDTLSFALRLHQEGVPVIAIPKTMDNDVHGTDYCIGFSTAVTRTVIFVHQLRTSAGSHERLAVVEVFGRYSGETSLVSAYLSGVERAIISEVPFDIDRLAEQLKRDKAANPSNYAMMTISEGATFAGGEMVQAGVEDAYGHRKLGGIGQRTSELLKERTGSDMIYQQVGYLMRSGSPDSLDLMVAINYAVMAADLAIEGVHGRLVALRNGNYVNVPLSVLGQGVKRVDVDALYDLEAYRPKIRHVDGKPMFLY